In Streptomyces sp. NBC_00448, the following are encoded in one genomic region:
- a CDS encoding SMP-30/gluconolactonase/LRE family protein → MLTYDAHPVLTGGFRLAEGPVWDAPRERLLWVDIEAGQVHEGRLRPDRVEVVRRHRLPGPAGAVACAADGGLLVAGRYGVTVLRPDGTRRAGARVLPHGTPGRLNDGGCDPAGRFLVGSTALDGRRGQDVLVRLAGDGRPAVLDTDLTCSNGLAWSPDGRLMYSVDTGAGLVRVRGYDPADGQAGERRDFLAVDGGLPDGLCADRDGNLWLAVWGAGEVRCYSPAARHLATVRVPAAYAAGVAFAGPDLATLLITAGGPDGGLFAARPGARGAAVPAWNGVSR, encoded by the coding sequence GTGCTGACGTACGACGCCCACCCGGTGCTGACCGGCGGCTTCCGGCTCGCCGAGGGCCCGGTCTGGGACGCCCCGCGCGAACGGCTGCTCTGGGTCGACATCGAGGCCGGCCAGGTCCACGAGGGGCGGCTGCGGCCCGACCGGGTGGAGGTCGTCCGGCGGCACCGCCTCCCGGGCCCGGCCGGCGCGGTGGCCTGCGCCGCCGACGGCGGCCTGCTCGTCGCCGGCCGGTACGGCGTGACCGTCCTCCGCCCGGACGGGACCCGCCGGGCCGGCGCCCGGGTGCTGCCGCACGGCACGCCCGGGCGGCTGAACGACGGCGGCTGCGATCCGGCGGGGCGGTTCCTGGTCGGGAGCACCGCGCTCGACGGCCGCCGCGGCCAGGACGTCCTGGTCCGGCTCGCCGGCGACGGGCGGCCCGCCGTCCTCGACACCGACCTGACCTGCTCCAACGGGCTGGCCTGGTCGCCCGACGGACGGCTGATGTACAGCGTGGACACCGGCGCCGGCCTGGTCCGGGTACGCGGATACGACCCCGCGGACGGCCAGGCCGGCGAGCGCCGCGACTTCCTCGCGGTCGACGGCGGGCTGCCGGACGGCCTGTGCGCCGACCGCGACGGCAATCTGTGGCTGGCGGTGTGGGGTGCCGGCGAGGTGCGCTGCTACTCGCCGGCGGCGCGGCATCTGGCCACCGTCCGGGTCCCCGCCGCGTACGCCGCCGGCGTGGCCTTCGCCGGTCCCGACCTCGCCACCTTGCTGATCACCGCGGGCGGCCCCGACGGCGGCCTGTTCGCCGCGCGCCCGGGCGCCCGCGGCGCGGCCGTCCCGGCGTGGAACGGCGTCAGCCGCTGA
- a CDS encoding fumarylacetoacetate hydrolase family protein, which translates to MRLMRLGPPGGERPVLGTADGRTYDLSGLTADLDPAFFATDGVARAREELAAGRLPELSAADVAGQRTGAPVARPGAVLCIGQNYAAHARESGAEPPTEPILFHKSPNTVVGPKDAVLIPRGSKKTDWEVELTVVIGRRARYLAEDDDPLAYVAGYAVGNDVSERAFQLETPGGQWSKGKSCETFNPLGPWLLTADEVPDPQALRLRSWVNGEPRQDSSTADMIFGVAEIIRHLSQYLVLEPGDLVNTGTPEGVALSGRFPYLSAGDVMEMEIDGLGRHRSVCADA; encoded by the coding sequence ATGCGCCTGATGCGCCTGGGGCCGCCCGGTGGCGAGCGCCCCGTCCTCGGCACCGCCGACGGCCGGACGTACGACCTGTCCGGCCTCACCGCCGACCTCGACCCCGCCTTCTTCGCGACCGACGGCGTCGCGCGGGCCCGGGAGGAGCTTGCCGCCGGCCGGCTGCCCGAGCTGTCCGCGGCCGATGTCGCCGGACAGCGCACCGGCGCCCCCGTGGCCCGGCCCGGCGCGGTGCTGTGCATCGGCCAGAACTACGCGGCCCACGCCCGCGAGTCGGGGGCCGAACCGCCCACCGAGCCGATCCTCTTCCACAAGAGCCCCAACACCGTGGTCGGTCCGAAGGACGCGGTGCTGATCCCGCGGGGCTCGAAGAAGACCGACTGGGAGGTGGAGCTGACCGTGGTGATCGGCCGCCGCGCCCGCTACCTCGCCGAGGACGACGACCCGCTGGCGTACGTCGCCGGGTACGCGGTCGGCAACGACGTCTCGGAGCGGGCCTTCCAGCTGGAGACTCCCGGCGGCCAGTGGTCCAAGGGCAAGAGCTGCGAGACGTTCAACCCGCTCGGCCCGTGGCTGCTGACCGCCGACGAGGTGCCCGACCCGCAGGCGCTGCGACTGCGTTCGTGGGTCAACGGCGAGCCCCGGCAGGACTCCTCGACCGCCGACATGATCTTCGGCGTCGCGGAGATCATCCGCCATCTGTCCCAGTACCTCGTCCTGGAGCCCGGCGATCTGGTCAACACCGGTACGCCCGAGGGCGTCGCGCTCTCCGGCCGCTTCCCGTACCTGTCCGCGGGCGACGTGATGGAGATGGAGATCGACGGCCTCGGCCGGCACCGCTCGGTGTGCGCCGATGCGTGA